One part of the Sphingobium yanoikuyae genome encodes these proteins:
- the cyoA gene encoding ubiquinol oxidase subunit II, which yields MSHPLSPNWSRLLRWSSAILAAPLAGCNWVVMNPSGDIAVQQRDLILISTALMLLIVIPVMALVVYFAWRYRAANKAVEKEYDPDWDHSTKLELLIWSAPLLIIICLGALTWVSTHKLDPYRPLDRIDAQTAIDPKVKPLVVQVVALDWKWLFIYPEQGIATVNEMALPTNVPVRFDITASTVMNSFYIPELAGQIYAMPGMKTQLHAVANKSVTGTGFSANYSGAGFTHMRFAYKALDQAGFDAWVAKVKASNASLDRNVYLNLAKPSEKAPVAYFSTADAKLFDAVVNLCPKPGQRCMGELMHINQMGGAGKESAKETEGLQYDFPNSHVIDQTDRNEGKETAPDAPGAEKAPADHSSHSGADAHAQHR from the coding sequence ATGTCACACCCTCTCTCACCCAACTGGAGCCGGCTTCTGCGCTGGTCCTCCGCGATCCTTGCGGCGCCGCTGGCGGGCTGCAACTGGGTCGTGATGAACCCGTCGGGCGACATTGCGGTGCAGCAGCGCGATCTGATCCTGATCTCGACCGCGCTGATGCTCCTCATTGTCATCCCCGTCATGGCACTGGTCGTCTATTTCGCCTGGCGTTACCGCGCCGCGAACAAGGCGGTCGAAAAGGAATATGACCCCGACTGGGATCATTCCACCAAGCTGGAGCTGCTGATCTGGTCGGCCCCGCTTCTCATCATCATCTGCCTGGGCGCGCTGACCTGGGTGAGCACCCACAAGCTGGACCCCTATCGTCCGCTCGACCGCATCGACGCGCAGACCGCGATCGACCCCAAGGTCAAGCCGCTGGTCGTCCAGGTCGTGGCGCTCGACTGGAAATGGCTCTTCATCTATCCCGAACAGGGTATCGCCACCGTCAATGAAATGGCGCTGCCGACCAATGTTCCGGTCCGTTTCGACATCACTGCCTCGACCGTGATGAACAGCTTCTACATCCCTGAACTCGCCGGCCAGATCTATGCGATGCCCGGCATGAAGACGCAGCTCCACGCCGTCGCCAACAAGTCGGTCACCGGCACCGGCTTCTCCGCCAACTATTCGGGCGCGGGCTTCACCCACATGCGCTTCGCCTACAAGGCGCTGGACCAGGCCGGCTTCGACGCCTGGGTCGCCAAGGTGAAGGCCAGCAATGCGTCGCTCGACCGCAATGTCTATCTGAACCTGGCCAAGCCCAGCGAAAAGGCGCCCGTCGCCTATTTCTCGACCGCCGATGCCAAGCTGTTCGACGCGGTCGTCAATCTCTGCCCCAAGCCCGGCCAGCGTTGCATGGGCGAGCTGATGCACATCAACCAGATGGGCGGCGCGGGCAAGGAGTCGGCCAAGGAGACCGAAGGTCTCCAGTACGACTTCCCCAACAGCCATGTGATCGACCAGACCGATCGCAACGAGGGCAAGGAAACCGCCCCCGATGCGCCCGGTGCCGAAAAGGCCCCGGCCGATCACTCCTCTCACAGCGGCGCTGACGCGCACGCGCAGCATCGGTAA
- the cyoB gene encoding cytochrome o ubiquinol oxidase subunit I, which yields MTGTLTTAQMIFGRLTWDAFPWHEPIVVATFCAVVLGGAAVVAALTYFKLWGYLWKEWFTSVDHKKIGIMYMVLGLIMFLRGFADAVMMRLQQALAFNGSEGYLNAHHYDQVFTAHGVIMIFFVAMPFITGLMNYIVPLQIGARDVSFPFLNNFSFWMTTGGAVLVMASLFLGEFAQTGWLAYPPLSGIDYSPATGVDYYIWALQVAGVGTTLSGINLIATIVKMRAPGMSLMKMPVFTWTSLCANILIVASFPILTATLVLLSLDRYAGTNFFTNDFGGNPMMYVNLIWIWGHPEVYILILPLFGVFSEVTSTFSGKRLFGYTSMVYATCCIMVLSYLVWLHHFFTMGSGASVNSFFGITTMIISIPTGAKLFNWLFTMYRGKIRFELPMMWTVAFMLTFTVGGMTGVLLAVPPADFVLHNSLFLIAHFHNVIIGGVLFGLFAAINYWWPKAFGFKLNVFWGKVSFWCWQVGFWLAFTPLYIMGLMGVTRRMRVFDDPSLQIYFVIAAIGAAIVAAGIGAMLLQFAISIWKRDELKVEGDPWDGRTLEWATSSPPPEYNFAFTPVVYDADSWADMKKNGYQRPLTGYQAIHMPSSTGAGVILAALSTLCGFALIWYIWWLAGLSFIGIVAVAIGHTFNYKRDFYIPVEDVTRTEEERTRILAAGV from the coding sequence ATGACCGGTACACTCACAACAGCACAGATGATCTTCGGTCGTCTGACATGGGACGCGTTCCCATGGCATGAACCCATCGTCGTCGCGACATTCTGCGCGGTGGTGCTGGGCGGCGCGGCCGTCGTTGCGGCGCTGACCTATTTCAAGCTCTGGGGCTATCTCTGGAAGGAATGGTTCACCAGCGTGGACCACAAGAAGATCGGCATCATGTACATGGTGCTGGGCCTCATCATGTTCCTGCGCGGCTTTGCCGACGCCGTCATGATGCGCCTCCAGCAGGCGCTCGCCTTCAACGGGTCCGAGGGTTACCTCAACGCCCATCACTATGACCAGGTGTTCACGGCCCACGGCGTGATCATGATCTTCTTCGTGGCGATGCCGTTCATCACCGGTTTGATGAACTATATCGTCCCGCTGCAGATCGGCGCCCGCGACGTCAGCTTCCCCTTCCTGAACAATTTCTCGTTCTGGATGACCACGGGCGGCGCGGTGCTGGTGATGGCCTCGCTGTTCCTGGGCGAATTCGCCCAGACCGGCTGGCTCGCCTATCCGCCGCTCTCGGGGATCGACTATAGCCCGGCCACGGGTGTCGACTATTATATCTGGGCCCTGCAGGTGGCAGGCGTCGGCACGACATTGTCGGGCATCAACCTGATCGCGACCATCGTGAAGATGCGCGCGCCGGGCATGTCCCTCATGAAGATGCCGGTGTTCACCTGGACCTCGCTCTGCGCGAACATCCTGATCGTCGCCTCCTTCCCGATCCTGACCGCCACTTTGGTCCTGCTGTCGCTCGACCGCTATGCCGGCACCAACTTCTTCACGAACGACTTCGGCGGCAACCCGATGATGTACGTGAACCTGATCTGGATCTGGGGTCACCCGGAAGTCTACATCCTCATCCTGCCGCTGTTCGGCGTCTTCTCGGAAGTCACCTCGACCTTCTCGGGCAAGCGCCTGTTCGGCTACACCTCGATGGTCTACGCGACCTGCTGCATCATGGTGCTCTCCTACCTCGTGTGGCTGCACCACTTCTTCACCATGGGCTCGGGCGCCAGCGTCAACAGCTTCTTCGGCATCACGACGATGATCATCTCGATCCCGACGGGTGCGAAGCTCTTCAACTGGCTCTTCACCATGTATCGCGGCAAGATCCGTTTCGAGCTGCCGATGATGTGGACCGTCGCCTTCATGCTGACCTTCACGGTCGGCGGCATGACCGGCGTCCTGCTCGCCGTTCCGCCAGCGGACTTCGTGCTGCACAACTCGCTGTTCCTGATCGCGCACTTCCATAACGTGATCATCGGCGGCGTGCTGTTCGGCCTGTTCGCGGCGATCAACTACTGGTGGCCCAAGGCCTTCGGCTTCAAGCTGAACGTGTTCTGGGGCAAGGTCAGCTTCTGGTGCTGGCAGGTCGGCTTCTGGCTCGCCTTCACCCCGCTGTACATCATGGGCCTGATGGGCGTGACGCGTCGCATGCGCGTGTTCGACGATCCGTCGCTGCAGATCTACTTCGTCATCGCCGCGATCGGCGCCGCCATCGTCGCGGCCGGTATCGGTGCGATGCTGCTTCAGTTCGCCATCTCCATCTGGAAGCGCGACGAACTGAAGGTCGAAGGCGATCCGTGGGATGGCCGTACCCTGGAGTGGGCGACCAGCTCGCCGCCGCCGGAGTATAATTTCGCCTTCACGCCGGTCGTCTATGACGCCGACAGCTGGGCGGACATGAAGAAGAATGGCTATCAGCGTCCGCTGACCGGCTATCAGGCGATCCACATGCCCAGCAGCACCGGCGCCGGCGTCATCCTTGCCGCCCTGTCGACGCTCTGCGGCTTCGCGCTGATCTGGTACATCTGGTGGCTCGCAGGCCTCAGCTTCATCGGCATCGTCGCGGTCGCCATCGGCCACACCTTCAACTACAAGCGCGACTTCTACATCCCCGTCGAGGATGTGACGCGCACCGAGGAAGAGCGCACGCGAATCCTCGCCGCTGGAGTCTGA
- the cyoC gene encoding cytochrome o ubiquinol oxidase subunit III produces MSSATATTEPRAYHLPEEPHLHEGHSTMLGFWMYLMSDCLIFAILFATYAVLGGSFAGGPGPKDLFDLPLIALNTAMLLFSSITYGFAMLAMEKNRISATQGWLFVTLLFGGAFLFIELYEFSHLIHEGAGPWRSAFLSAFFTLVGTHGLHVTFGSIWLITLMVQVAKKGLIPANKRRLMCLSMFWHFLDVIWIGVFTFVYLMGVLR; encoded by the coding sequence ATGAGCAGCGCAACTGCAACCACGGAACCTCGGGCATATCATTTGCCCGAGGAGCCGCACCTCCACGAAGGCCACAGCACCATGCTGGGCTTCTGGATGTACCTGATGAGCGACTGCCTCATCTTCGCCATCCTGTTCGCCACCTATGCCGTGCTCGGCGGCAGCTTCGCCGGCGGCCCCGGCCCGAAGGATCTGTTCGACCTGCCGCTCATCGCGCTCAACACCGCGATGCTGCTCTTCTCGTCGATCACCTACGGCTTCGCCATGCTGGCGATGGAAAAGAACCGGATCAGCGCCACCCAGGGCTGGCTGTTCGTCACCCTCCTGTTCGGCGGGGCGTTCCTGTTCATCGAACTCTACGAATTCTCGCACCTCATCCATGAGGGCGCGGGTCCGTGGCGTTCGGCCTTCCTGTCGGCCTTCTTCACCCTGGTCGGGACCCACGGCCTGCACGTCACCTTCGGTTCGATCTGGCTGATCACGCTGATGGTGCAGGTGGCCAAGAAGGGTCTGATCCCGGCCAACAAGCGTCGCCTGATGTGCCTGTCGATGTTCTGGCACTTCCTCGACGTCATCTGGATCGGCGTCTTCACCTTTGTCTATCTGATGGGAGTCCTGCGGTGA
- the cyoD gene encoding cytochrome o ubiquinol oxidase subunit IV has product MSDAVHSHNAHGHGHDHHDDHHEEGSHGSFGSYMIGFGLSVILTAIPFWLVMSGVLGNPQLTGIVIMAFAAVQVIVHMIYFLHMNTRVEGGWSFMAMMLTIVLVVIVLSGSMWVMFHLNANMMPHADMSAMHNMSEMP; this is encoded by the coding sequence GTGAGCGACGCTGTCCATAGCCACAACGCCCACGGACATGGGCACGATCATCACGATGACCATCATGAAGAAGGATCGCATGGCAGCTTCGGCAGCTACATGATCGGCTTCGGCCTGTCGGTGATCCTGACGGCCATTCCCTTCTGGCTGGTGATGTCGGGCGTGCTAGGCAATCCCCAGCTGACCGGCATCGTCATCATGGCCTTCGCCGCGGTGCAGGTGATCGTCCACATGATCTACTTCCTGCACATGAACACCCGCGTCGAAGGCGGCTGGTCGTTCATGGCGATGATGCTGACCATCGTCCTGGTCGTCATCGTGCTGTCGGGTTCGATGTGGGTCATGTTCCACCTCAACGCGAACATGATGCCGCACGCCGACATGTCGGCGATGCACAATATGAGCGAGATGCCGTGA
- a CDS encoding SURF1 family protein — MTSAKIGGRRRRSPGFTIGLTLIALILFSGLCALGSWQVYRLAWKRDLIARVDARIHAAPVPAPRSITSDDEYRRVTASGRFLHDKAVLTQAVTVRGPGFWVMTPLVTDAGFTLMVNRGFVPQDNRTRYSRPQDTVQILGLLRLTEPKGGFLRSNDPAAGRWYSRDVAAIAAAQHVAPPVADYFVDAGANCAPDTAPVGGLTVVRFPNNHLQYAITWFILAAMVAGAYIFLMRRDPEDSAE, encoded by the coding sequence GTGACATCCGCGAAGATCGGGGGGCGCCGCCGGCGCTCCCCGGGCTTTACGATCGGCCTGACGCTGATCGCCCTCATCCTGTTTTCCGGTCTTTGCGCGCTCGGCAGCTGGCAAGTCTATCGCCTCGCCTGGAAGCGCGACCTGATCGCACGGGTCGACGCCCGCATCCATGCTGCGCCCGTCCCCGCCCCCCGCAGCATTACCAGCGACGACGAATATCGCCGCGTCACCGCATCGGGCCGTTTCCTGCATGACAAGGCAGTGCTGACCCAGGCCGTCACGGTGCGCGGCCCCGGTTTCTGGGTGATGACGCCGCTGGTGACCGACGCCGGCTTCACCCTGATGGTCAATCGCGGCTTCGTGCCGCAGGACAATCGCACCCGCTACAGCCGCCCCCAAGACACGGTCCAGATCCTCGGCCTGCTGCGCCTGACCGAGCCCAAGGGTGGTTTCCTGCGCAGCAATGATCCCGCCGCCGGCCGCTGGTATTCGCGCGATGTCGCCGCGATCGCCGCCGCGCAGCATGTCGCCCCGCCGGTCGCGGACTATTTCGTCGATGCCGGCGCTAATTGCGCGCCCGACACTGCGCCGGTCGGCGGCCTGACCGTCGTCCGCTTCCCCAACAACCATCTCCAATATGCCATCACCTGGTTCATACTGGCGGCGATGGTCGCAGGCGCCTACATCTTCCTCATGCGTCGGGATCCAGAAGACAGCGCCGAATGA
- a CDS encoding ATP-binding protein, translating into MSETQAVRRRWLPSQWPADAAGRKNMALLIQLRWIAIAGQLVTILIVQFLMGVRLPLAPMLLVAAVAVLVNAASFAALRPRTDITRAELSVSLLFDVLLLTAQLYLSGGATNPFVSLYLLQVALGVLLLDRASAWGITAVSALCAGLLALDYRPLDLSDRLAGRLFDLHIIGTWICFTMIAVLLVLFITRINRNLQAREAYLASMRQHAAEEEHIVRMGLLASGAAHELGTPLAQLAVVLGDWRRMPEITEHPALVEEVGEMQSAVLRCKAIVTGILLSSGEARGEAPAVTNVRDFIEGIAAEWRRANPGMPLRCDFGPHDYPRIIADPVIRQAVGNLLDNAREAGATYIDLLVGRDSASLNIAVRDNGSGFSQAMLEDFGKPYRSSKGKEGHGLGLFLVVNVVRKLGGSVSASNGADGGALILLRLPLDTVALEEESDSEDDG; encoded by the coding sequence ATGAGCGAGACCCAAGCCGTCAGGCGCCGCTGGCTACCCAGCCAGTGGCCTGCCGATGCCGCCGGTCGCAAGAATATGGCGCTGCTGATCCAGCTGCGCTGGATCGCGATCGCCGGGCAGCTGGTGACGATCCTCATCGTCCAGTTCCTGATGGGGGTGCGCCTGCCACTCGCCCCGATGCTGCTGGTCGCCGCCGTCGCCGTGCTGGTCAACGCCGCCAGTTTTGCGGCGCTGCGCCCCCGGACCGACATCACCCGCGCCGAACTGTCGGTGTCGCTATTGTTCGACGTGCTGCTGCTGACCGCCCAGCTCTATCTGTCGGGCGGCGCGACCAATCCCTTCGTCTCGCTCTATCTGCTCCAGGTCGCGCTCGGCGTGCTGCTGCTCGACCGGGCGAGCGCCTGGGGCATCACCGCCGTGTCGGCGCTGTGCGCCGGCCTGCTGGCACTCGACTATCGCCCGCTCGACCTGAGCGACCGGCTGGCGGGCCGGCTGTTCGACCTGCATATCATCGGCACCTGGATCTGCTTCACCATGATCGCGGTGCTGCTGGTGCTGTTCATCACCCGGATCAACCGCAACCTGCAGGCGCGCGAAGCCTATCTGGCCAGCATGCGCCAGCATGCGGCGGAGGAGGAACATATCGTCCGCATGGGCCTGCTCGCCTCGGGCGCGGCGCATGAACTGGGCACCCCCCTCGCCCAGCTCGCCGTGGTGCTGGGCGACTGGCGCCGCATGCCCGAAATCACCGAGCATCCCGCCCTGGTCGAGGAAGTGGGCGAGATGCAGAGCGCGGTGCTGCGCTGCAAGGCGATCGTCACCGGCATCCTCCTTTCCTCGGGCGAGGCGCGGGGCGAGGCACCGGCCGTCACCAATGTCCGCGACTTCATAGAGGGGATTGCGGCGGAATGGCGCCGTGCCAATCCGGGCATGCCGCTGCGCTGCGACTTCGGCCCGCATGACTATCCGCGCATCATCGCCGACCCGGTAATCCGCCAGGCGGTCGGCAATCTGCTCGACAATGCGCGCGAGGCCGGCGCCACCTATATCGACCTGCTGGTCGGACGCGACAGCGCCTCGCTCAACATCGCGGTGCGCGACAATGGCAGCGGCTTTTCGCAGGCGATGCTGGAGGATTTCGGCAAGCCCTATCGCTCCAGCAAGGGCAAGGAAGGCCATGGCCTCGGCCTCTTCCTTGTGGTCAATGTCGTGCGCAAGCTGGGCGGCAGCGTATCGGCCAGCAATGGCGCCGATGGCGGCGCGCTGATCCTGCTGCGCCTGCCGCTCGATACGGTCGCACTGGAAGAGGAAAGTGACAGCGAAGATGACGGCTGA
- a CDS encoding response regulator transcription factor, with the protein MTAERLLVIVEDDEAFAKTLKRSFERRGYEVLTAASHGALEDVLKDNRPGYAVVDLKLGPESGLVCVQTLHAHDPDMLIVVLTGFASIATAVEAIKLGATNYLAKPSNTDDIEAAFARSGGDPAAPLAPRPTSIKTLEWEHIHEVLKDCDFNISETARRLGMHRRTLARKLAKRQVG; encoded by the coding sequence ATGACGGCTGAACGGCTGCTGGTGATCGTCGAGGATGACGAGGCCTTTGCAAAGACCCTCAAACGTTCGTTCGAGCGGCGCGGCTATGAGGTGCTGACCGCCGCCAGCCATGGCGCGCTGGAGGACGTGCTCAAGGACAACCGCCCCGGCTATGCCGTGGTCGACCTGAAGCTCGGCCCGGAATCGGGCCTGGTCTGCGTCCAGACGCTGCACGCCCATGATCCCGACATGCTGATCGTGGTGCTGACCGGCTTTGCCAGCATTGCCACCGCAGTCGAGGCGATCAAGCTCGGCGCGACCAACTATCTGGCGAAACCCTCCAACACCGACGATATCGAAGCCGCCTTCGCCCGCTCGGGCGGCGACCCCGCCGCACCGCTGGCGCCGCGCCCGACATCGATCAAGACGCTGGAATGGGAACATATCCATGAGGTACTGAAGGATTGCGACTTCAACATCTCCGAAACCGCCCGGCGCCTGGGGATGCACCGCCGCACCCTCGCCCGCAAGCTGGCGAAACGCCAGGTCGGCTAA